The proteins below come from a single Panicum hallii strain FIL2 chromosome 7, PHallii_v3.1, whole genome shotgun sequence genomic window:
- the LOC112899493 gene encoding cysteine-rich repeat secretory protein 15-like gives MMHRPFRAAGAVLAAVVAGLVCAAGVAEAGTGTFIYAGCSPSKYQPGTPFEASLESLLTSFANAAPNAGYSTFTAGANGTGGAAAYGLYQCRGDLDGGDCAACVRDAVGQLGQVCPAASAASLQLEGCYVRYDGSNFVGAPDTAMVYRKCSTSTSSDGGFLGSRDAVLGDLQQGAGGYKVASSGSVRGVAQCLGDLAAADCTACLAQAVGQLKGTCGTALAADVYLAQCYVRYWADGYYFRPAQDSQDDVGRTLAIVVGILAGLALFVVFVSFLRKTCN, from the exons ATGATGCATCGGCCCttccgcgccgccggcgccgtcctCGCTGCCGTCGTCGCGGGGCTGGTGTGCGCGGCGGGGGTCGCCGAGGCGGGCACCGGCACGTTCATCTACGCCGGGTGCTCGCCGTCCAAGTACCAGCCGGGCACCCCGTTCGAGGCCAGCCTGGAGTCGCTCCTCACCTCCTTCGCCAACGCGGCGCCCAACGCTGGGTACAGCACCTTCACGGCGGGCGCCAACGGcacgggcggcgccgcggcgtaCGGGCTCTACCAGTGCCGCGGCGACctggacggcggcgactgcgCGGCGTGCGTGCGGGACGCGGTGGGGCAGCTGGGCCAGGTCTGCCCCGCGGCGTCCGCGGCGTCGCTGCAGCTGGAAGGGTGCTACGTGCGGTACGACGGCAGCAACTTCGTGGGCGCGCCCGACACCGCCATGGTGTACCGCAAGTGcagcaccagcaccagcagcGACGGCGGCTTCCTCGGGAGCCGGGACGCCGTGCTCGGGGACCTGcagcagggcgccggcggctaCAAGGTGGCCAGCTCCGGCAGCGTGCGGGGCGTGGCGCAGTGCCTGGGCGACCTCGCGGCGGCCGACTGCACGGCGTGCCTGGCGCAGGCGGTCGGGCAGCTCAAGGGCACCTGCGGCACCGCGCTGGCCGCCGACGTGTACCTGGCGCAGTGCTACGTCAGGTACTGGGCCGACGGCTACTACTTCCGCCCGGCACAAG ATTCGCAGGACGATGTCGGGAGGACGCTGGCCATCGTCGTCGGCATCTTGGCGGGGCTGGCACTCTTCGTGGTCTTCGTCTCTTTCCTTAGGAAAACATGTAACTAA